A portion of the Haemorhous mexicanus isolate bHaeMex1 chromosome 3, bHaeMex1.pri, whole genome shotgun sequence genome contains these proteins:
- the LOC132325633 gene encoding interferon-induced very large GTPase 1-like: MSSKSTVETKTSERLEGDLGSSISGCLNDKGDEQRMQNILRDLEDTFPTPKPTSQSKSKSDSSKSKKIETIANQEFLQLLKRLGLESHYPRKMGMGDFRTICKTSLQDSQPSQDKELPFYFLQKLLTVDYQVRYLTCWDDSNPKLTGLPQATAKENQHSDTFEEFFGDLKEAAPECASRDSHVHPMDLQMAIFHCADDFLRQTLATKLAFCQLALPLLVPNPSTSLIEFPLYALSQIQRSWKEVDKSGKQAQTKSFSNKLIFQAQTPIVSFIRIGSSASSSKSQLLNVLLSKRKHDTFFDRHCRGSTRKRLLMEGLVEIAWYCPGGSPNDTFECCVAFCNLHGDARDHGAQLQFLQEVSAVNVALVSELEHMDNRGKKLLQDLLQSQRPLVCLLTEIENAAAGQVGKNIKIGMKNRNEAELMEELTKTIGNLLEGSNPCFSLEACMDKARQHGFIVDADQPACVTAKAKAKELMELLKKEKLSVIKSQLLPLQGKLWHQWCQKDKELTHLQEKGNKSIDHHRSQIENEKKAIRRKQLEQAFPLNPLMKSFLGFLQAQPADTKKYFLQWMKVFMDELSCGRLEELRRDYHKLWSETKTGMKSKKNPRVKAEVLGRLDAISDEINDSSIGLEHLLREVGQIYEALQLMNSKNANFDKLPEIAAELMVSGYPMELMDGDASYLSLRWVGAIFDSLIERLGDKRVFVLSVLGIQSTGKSTLLNAMFGLQFNVSAGRCTRGAFMQLIPVGEELQQDLGFDFVLVVDTEGLRAIEMANKQSLNHDKELATFVIGVGNLTVINIFGENPSEMQDVLQIAVQAFLRMKQVNFSPGCLFVHQNVGEAAAKKQNMEGQRRLQEKLDEMTVVAAQQEFCDISSFSDVIGFDVNTHIHYFAHLWEGSPPMAPPNPTYCQNVQQLKSQILQAAKKQSQCSILRLSSLKDRIGDLWNALVNENFVFSFKNSLEIAVYRKLESAFSQWTWKLRSHILDVQMRLDNKIRNGDMQNVTREHLEGLVQETSDAIEKEVEKYFREDKDREMLVQWKSSTELKLKDLKETLLLETKKKCENLIELQKEQRKLDARNLSYEDELLRRSRELAVSLKGKSLSERELKDNFTLVWNEWIAEVSRAARPPERVDIDAEIEDVLVEQFKEPGFPARLRSFPRGRGFSFDPEKHIMKKKYLGIFPGFRSLSNADMIEFQRITDNIIACVKANIAKKEEEKREYSRNFIHEILNEVQKGVSSVPSNGKCTFSRDYSIDLSLYLCRMAAERFKAMQEAFRKANDPVVYLSSKREYFFQCFQISCQ, from the coding sequence ATGTCCTCCAAAAGCACAGTGGAAACAAAGACTAGTGAGAGGCTGGAAGGGGACTTGGGCTCATCGATCAGTGGGTGCTTGAATGACAAAGGGGATGAACAGAGGATGCAGAACATACTCAGGGACCTGGAAGACACTTTCCCAACACCTAAGCCCACCAGTCAGTCCAAATCCAAGTCAGACAGCAGCAAATCCAAAAAAATTGAAACCATTGCAAACCAGGAGTTCCTGCAGTTGCTCAAGCGCCTTGGACTGGAAAGTCACTATCCAAGAAAAATGGGGATGGGAGATTTCCGCACCATCTGCAAGACatctctgcaggacagccagcccagccaggacaaGGAACTGCCATTTTACTTCTTGCAAAAGCTGTTAACTGTGGATTACCAGGTGAGGTACCTGACTTGCTGGGATGACAGCAACCCAAAACTTACAGGTCTTCCACAAGCCACAGCCAAAGAGAACCAACACTCAGACACCTTTGAAGAGTTTTTTGGTGATTTGAAGGAAGCAGCCCCTGAATGTGCAAGCAGGGACAGCCATGTGCACCCCATGGACCTGCAGATGGCCATTTTCCATTGTGCTGATGACTTCCTGAGACAGACCCTGGCAACCAAGCTGGCCTTCTGCCAactggctctgcctctgctggtgCCCAACCCGAGCACTTCACTCATCGAGTTCCCGCTCTACGCACTCAGCCAAATCCAAAGGAGCTGGAAAGAGGTGGACAAGTCAGGAAAGCAGGCCCAAACAAAGAGTTTCAGCAACAAACTCATCTTTCAGGCACAGACACCCATCGTGTCCTTCATCCGCATTGGCAGCTCGGCCTCCTCTTCCAAGTCCCAGCTCCTGAACGTTCTGCTGAGCAAACGCAAACACGACACTTTCTTCGACCGCCATTGCAGAGGCAGCACCAGAAAGCGTTTGCTGATGGAAGGGCTGGTGGAGATCGCCTGGTACTGCCCTGGTGGAAGCCCAAATGACACCTTTGAGTGCTGTGTGGCTTTCTGTAACCTGCATGGAGACGCCAGGGATCACGGAGCacagctgcagttcctgcaggagGTATCTGCTGTCAACGTGGCTCTTGTATCTGAGTTGGAGCACATGGACAACAGGGggaaaaagctgctgcaggacctgTTGCAATCACAAAGGCCTTTGGTTTGTCTTCTCACAGAAATAGAGAATGCTGCAGCTGGACAAGTCggcaaaaacataaaaataggGATGAAGAACAGAAACGAAGCAGAACTGATGGAGGAGCTGACCAAGACAATTGGGAATCTCCTGGAAGGTTCTAATCCATGCTTCAGCCTGGAGGCCTGCATGGACAAAGCTCGCCAGCATGGATTCATAGTGGATGCAGATCAACCTGCATGTGTGACAGCCAAAGCCAAGGCAAAGGAGCTGATGGAACttctgaagaaagagaagctgTCTGTGATcaaatcccagctgctgccgCTTCAAGGAAAACTGTGGCACCAGTGGTgccaaaaggacaaagaactCACTCACTTGCAAGAGAAGGGGAACAAGAGCATTGACCATCATCGCAGCCAAAttgaaaatgagaagaaagcAATAAGAAGAAAGCAACTTGAGCAAGCTTTCCCTCTCAACCCACTGATGAAATCATTCCTTGGCTTCCTCCAGGCCCAGCCAGCAGATACCAAGAAATACTTCCTGCAGTGGATGAAGGTCTTTATGGATGAGCTGTCCTGTGGTCGCCTTGAAGAACTGAGGAGAGACTATCACAAGTTATGGTCTGAAACCAAGACaggaatgaaaagcaaaaaaaaccccagggtgAAAGCTGAGGTGCTGGGTCGCTTGGATGCCATCTCTGATGAAATCAATGATTCATCCATTGGCCTGGAGCACCTTCTGAGAGAGGTAGGGCAGATTTATGAAGCTCTGCAATTAATGAACTCCAAGAATGCCAATTTTGACAAACTTCCAGAAattgcagcagagctgatggTTTCAGGGTATCCCATGGAGCTGATGGATGGGGATGCTTCTTACCTGTCCTTGCGCTGGGTGGGAGCAATCTTTGACAGCTTAATTGAGAGGCTGGGGGACAAACGAGTGtttgtgctctctgtgctcGGCATCCAGAGCACAGGCAAGTCCACCCTGCTGAATGCCATGTTTGGTCTGCAGTTCAACGTCAGCGCAGGGAGATGCACCCGTGGAGCCTTCATGCAGCTGATCCcagtgggagaggagctgcagcaagaCTTGGGCTTTGATTTTGTGCTGGTGGTTGACACAGAGGGACTTCGAGCCATCGAGATGGCCAATAAACAATCCCTGAACCATGACAAAGAGCTGGCCACCTTTGTCATTGGTGTTGGCAACTTAACTGTGATCAATATCTTTGGAGAAAATCCATCAGAAATGCAAGATGTTCTCCAGATTGCTGTGCAGGCTTTCCTGAGGATGAAGCAAGTCAATTTTTCCCCAGGCTGCCTCTTTGTCCACCAAAACGTGGGAGAAGCAGCTGCCAAGAAGCAGAACATGGAAGGACAAAGGCGTTTGCAGGAAAAGCTGGATGAAATGACCGTGGTAGCTGCTCAGCAGGAATTCTGTGACATCTCCTCCTTCAGCGATGTCATTGGCTTTGATGTGAACACCCACATTCACTACTTTGCTCACCTGTGGGAAGGAAGCCCCCCAATGGCACCACCCAACCCCACCTACTGCCAGAATGTCCAGCAACTGAAGAGCCAAATCCTCCAGGCTGCCAAGAAGCAGTCACAGTGCAGCATTTTGAGGCTCTCGAGCCTGAAAGATCGTATTGGTGACCTCTGGAATGCTTTGGTGAATGAAAACTTTGTTTTCAGCTTCAAGAATTCCCTGGAGATTGCTGTGTACAGGAAACTGGAAAGTGCCTTCAGTCAGTGGACCTGGAAGCTGAGGAGTCACATCTTAGATGTACAGATGAGACTGGACAACAAAATTCGGAATGGGGACATGCAGAATGTCACCAGAGAACACCTTGAAGGGCTGGTGCAAGAGACAAGTGATGCCATTGAGAAAGAAGTGGAAAAGTATTTCAGGGAAGACAAAGACCGTGAGATGCTGGTCCAGTGGAAATCAAGCACAGAGCTGAAGCTGAAAGACCTAAAAGAGACTCTTCTtcttgaaacaaaaaagaaatgtgagaaTCTCATTGAGCtccagaaggagcagaggaaacTGGATGCAAGGAACTTGAGCTATGAAGATGAGCTCCTGAGAAGGAGTCGGGAGCTGGCAGTGAGTCTGAAAGGGAAGAGCCTCAGTGAGAGAGAACTGAAGGACAACTTTACTCTTGTCTGGAATGAGTGGATTGCCGAAGTCTCCCGTGCTGCTCGTCCTCCAGAACGGGTGGATATTGATGCAGAAATTGAAGATGTCCTTGTGGAGCAGTTTAAGGAGCCAGGTTTCCCTGCACGGCTGAGATCatttcccagaggcagagggTTTTCTTTTGATCCAGAGAAACACATCatgaagaaaaagtatttaGGCATTTTCCCAGGTTTCAGGAGCCTTTCCAATGCTGATATGATCGAGTTTCAGCGCATCACAGACAACATCATAGCGTGTGTGAAGGCAAACATTGCtaagaaggaagaggagaaacgGGAATACAGTCGAAATTTTATCCATGAAATACTCAATGAAGTACAGAAAGGTgtcagctctgtccccagcaatGGAAAATGTACTTTTAGCAGAGATTACAGCATAGATTTGTCTCTGTATCTGTGCAGAATGGCAGCAGAAAGGTTTAAAGCCATGCAAGAAGCATTCCGAAAGGCAAATGACCCAGTTGTGTACCTGAGCAGCAAGAGAGAATATTTCTTCCAATGTTTCCAGATTTCCTGCCAATGA